In the genome of Taeniopygia guttata chromosome 4, bTaeGut7.mat, whole genome shotgun sequence, the window AAATCTGaaggaggaaatattttcctgctggAGTCATCATGAGAGAAAGAGCACTGTAACCTCTGATCATATTAAGCCTGGTATAATACCTGTTGGTATTTACCAATGCCCAAAAGTGTTATCCActgatgtgttttattttatgatgTGGAACAGTCTTAATTTTCACATATGTAAACTTGATGCCATAAATTGACCTTTTTGTGATTCATACTAGTATTCAATTTGAAGCTTTCAAAAATTATTATAGTGTGGGTAAATATGAATATGCATATTATGATATTGATGAATTTGCATGCTAAATATATAGCTAAAAATAAATGGGTTATTTACTATAAACtctttgttttctaaataaagACTGACAAAGGATTTGACAAGGCTACTTTTGAAAACCAGATGTCTGTTATGAGGGGGCAGGTAAGACtgcttttttgcatttttatttatgtatttaatttgTCATCACTCCTCGGCTGCTTCTTTTAGTGCTACAAAAAATAACTCCTATTACACTGAACGAcatttgaaagtattttcatcTAAGATGACTAAATTTCTAGAGTTTGTTCTTATTTGTGGATAgataaaacagcagaaaatgtatgtttggtttttttttatgttttcataaaatgcttttattctaattctgttttattgtttttgtgGGGGATGGAGAGGGCTTAACTGTATATTCTTAgcaggtattttaaaaatgaaaaagaatcaTAAGTTTGGATGGAAAATTTTATGTCTATTTCATTATGCTATTAAGATAAATGTGACTTTATTTTAGAGGGTTGACATGATTATTGAAAGCAATATTAGATAATAAAATTTCTTCATCCTATCAAATGTTGAAACCATACTTCAAAACAGCCCAGCCATTTTCAGGTTAGAGATTTGATCATATTTAAATGCTGGgcttgttttgttctgttttctgggttttttgttgctttttttagACACTAATAGAGGAGGATGTTTCTCTATTTCCTCCTATTTTACAATTTGACTGGTGTGAAATACTAGAGAAAAAGTTTTCCCTAAGAACAAATTTAGTTCATTGTAGGTATAAAATAGTGATTTCTGCAAGTGTAAGGCAATTGAACTAGGCAAATTAATAGTCCTGTTTGCCCTGAATTTATTGAAACTTTGTCCTTGTGTTCCTATATTCAACATGGTTAGTTTTAAGACAATTCCTAGAGTGTCTTAATTCAATGTTTTCTCTGTAGAATTTCCTATATCAAGATGTACCTTGCACAAGACTGCAGCTCTGCTTAGTCAAACATAATCTCAGTTAACATCTTTTGTGTGGTAGCTAAAAGACAGCAAACCTTACTTACTAAATTGAATTATAGGAGTTGTTTCTGAAATAACTCTTCTGAGAAGTTTGTGTAGTCACTGGAAGGTGAGTTCCTGAAGTACTCATGCGTCCTAACCTGTATTAAGTAGCTTTTTTCTGATGTGACGATTGGCTTCAAGGAATCTGTTATTTaacaaaacacttgaaaaaaacATGATTGATATAATTGAGAGTGATATAGCTGAGGTTGTCAAAATTAGTTTTCCACTATAAAGGCTGCATCTGGACCCTCTTCACACACTGTCCCTCAGGTGGATTTTAGCAgatattgtttttgttttggggttttgtttacCTCTCTCTAACTATATAAGAGTGTTTTTCACTGTGGGAAATGTCAGGTTTTCAGGCATGGAAGAAATGCAGATAACGAATAATCCTTGGATGCAGTTGGAAATACATGGGCAAACAATGTCTTTTAGCACTGATTTAAAACTTGTTTTTGGTGTAAAACCAAAGTATGTTACAAGGACATTATAGAAGACTGGGCTATCTAGATCACATGCTAAGGGATTCATTCAGTTGGTATGAATTTGCAGTATATCCAAAACATCCAAATACATCcttaaaaatgagaatttaagAATTAGAAAATGAAGACTCTAGATAAAGAAAGCTGTAGGGAAACATAACTTGCATGGAAGAGTCAAGGTCTTTAAATCTAAGAAAGCAAACATAGTTAGAAGCCTATTTCTGTGAAGTGTAGGAAAAAAATGATGAGTTTTtcaaacccaaaagaaaaagttCTCTCAAGAGTATAGAGTCTAAACACATCCACAAAGGGTTGCCTTAGAATTTTGAGAATGTAAATGTCAAGTGGAGTTGCTGGCAGAACCAAATAATGCAAAAGACTTTGTCAGGGTTTTTTGGCCATAAAGagcagaagaagcagaggaTCAGTCTTACAAGGAAGAAAGGAGCATTGTGCATGGGAGAGAAAGCTTGATATTAAGGGTAATGCAAATGTGTCACTAGAGCCAAATTGAATACTTGCCTCGGTTTTCAGCAGGATAACATTGAACATGGAGTAATGAGAGCAGTCTGTGAGCACTGAAGTTTTGGAAGAAAGATATGAGATTCCTGGGAGCTGAGGGCTAAATTTGGATCTTAACACTGGGTTTAGTATGAGCTAATTATATGGCTTCATATCTTCTAAGATGAAAATAGTTTATAGCCAAACTGCTGGTATATCCTATGTTAAATCATGTTGATGGCTTTCTTACaggtatttttttcagtaaaggTGCAATTCTTTCAAGAGATATGCTAAATTTAAAATGGTCTtagaattttctgaaaatttgaagaGGACTGCATGAAATAGTCAGGAAAAGAATGGAAGGGTAGACAGCAGTAGGATGTATTCATGttaccaaataaataaaatattcctaCTTGCAATAGATATACTTTGAAATGAATTTATTCAGTAGTACAGTCCTCTACAGAATTGAAGAGTGGCATCTAAAATGATAAGCCTGTTAGCCACAATTTAATTTGTGCACCCTAACCTCACCTGCTTTTACTCTTTTTAGATACTGAACCTTACTCAGGCATTAAAGGATGAAAAGAGTCCCATTCAGCTTGTTCAGATGCCACGCGTGATTGTAGAGCGAAGTAGCACTGGAAGTCAGGGCCGAATTGTTCATCTGGGTAATGCATTCACACAGACCTTTCATAGCAGGAagcctttcttttcctcctggtAGCAACAAAAATACGTGGGAAGAGTAAGTTTCTCTTAACTTTAGAAAGCTACTTTTGTGTAAAGGCTCTGCAATAATGTACTTCTGCTGTATACCAAGAGCTCTGACTGCCAACACCTCAGAACTTAAATTCTAAAGACttaagaaatgtattttgaatGTAATAAAAGTTTACAATTTTTGTGTCAAAATTGTGAATTCTTATGTCAgggaatgaaaataatttgtccATACTGTATTTTTATAGGCTTAAATAATGTATTCTAAATAAGGGAAGACAATTTGCATATGCTGGGAAACTAATTTTGAGTACAGTaggaattttttgtttaatataaaTGTGAGAATCCATACactctaattttctttttatatggcctttaaaaaaaaaggttcagaATGTTATCTTTGATTgtgaaaatgcttttccttGGAATTTCTTCTGGGTATTTTAAACTGGTTATAGATTTTTGTAGACTAGTTACTTGAAAAGTcatgcacttaaaaaaaaaaaaaaatcaatctttcCTTGAAATACAAGTTAAAGAAAGGGATAAGGGAGAAAAATGCTCCAAGTAGGCTTTTTTTGCACACAGGGACCAAAAATAGTTAAATGGTTGAATTACAGGAAAATTCAACCTAATTCACAGTTTCTACTGTGACAAGATACACTAAGTGTATGTTTCAGAGGTTGAAATTTCACTGTAGTGTCTGGCACTTGTATATTTAAGCACATATATGGAAATCTGTGATATTTCTTTGGAGATGCATCACAATGAAGGAATTGAATTGCACCATGTTGTTACAGGTTTGTTTTGCCATTTCTGTAAAAATGTGTTAATCTCTTGTCACCGGAGTGGTTCTTCTGCTGATGACAGAGGCACTAATGTGTTCATCACAAAGCCAGTCTGCCTTCTAAATTTCTGGCTAAACAcagtttgtttgtgttttttttttttttgtctggaataaaaaaattaaaaactggaaTACCTACAGcacagaaaattacttttgtgcCCTGAATGATGTTGTTCTCACCCGCCAATTGCCATTTGCATTTATGTTTAAGTTACCTGGTTTAAGACTTGACAGTCATGTTTCTAGGTCTGTGACTTATGTAATgtggtaaatatttttattttgataattttctgGACATTTAAGACTGGGAAGGGGAGAAAGATTGCTGCTTTTATGAAACCTTCAGTATTTCAGACATTGCTGTATTTTGTAATTCTAAGCAATATTGTTGAactcagaaataataaaatgcttgtattttatataattttgagTGGATGTGAATATTAATGTGGTCTGCAGCAACTTCAACTACCTGAACTGTTTAAACCTTAGCTGTAAAACACGGTACAGTGCAGTTGAAAAGGGAAATGCTGTATAAGCTGCTCCGGTTGTTTCTGTGCGAGCCGTTCATTGAAAGTGCCGCCCTTGCGTCTCCGGTACCGCTGGGGGGCGCCGCCGGCCCGCGCGGTGCCCGCTGGGGAGGAGGCGGTgccatggcggcggcgggccCGGAGCGGCCGCGGTCCGCGGCGCTCGCCCTGCTCGGGCCGGCGCCCGGCGCGCCCAGCTGCCCTCACGGTGAGGCGCCCGAGCCGCCCTCACGGTGAGGCGCCCGAGCCGCCCTCACGGTGAGGCGCCCGAGCCGCCCTCACGGTGAGGCGCCCGGGCCGCCCTCACGGTGAGGCGCCCGAGCCGCCCTCACGGTGAGGCGGGCCCCGGGCACCTCCCGGGCGTCCCCACGCTCCGCTCCCCGCGCGGGCTGTTGTGCAGCAGTCCCTGCCAAGGCCGTGTTCTGGCAGCTCGGCTCTTGCGGCGGAGCAGTGAAGCAGATCTGCAGATACTCCCTGTATTAGCCTGTCCTCGCGTTTGTCCCTAGGTCCTGCACTTCTGTTTGTGAAGACCAGCcaaggagaagaggaaggaagaagatTCTATGCTTGTTCGGCTTGTAGGGACAGAAAGGATTGTAACTTTTTTCAGTGGGAAGATGAGAAGGTAAGAGAGCACTGCGTAAGGCTATGGCAAAGGCTCAGGGATATAAAGGTGAGCAGAGgtctggagcacctctcctgtggggaaaggctgagagagtttgGGTTATTCAGCGTGGAGAAGAGACGGGAGCCCTTACAGCAGCCTCCCAATACCTGAAGGGGGCCTCCAAGAAATCTGGAGAGGCACTTTTTTTTGCAAGGGCGTGTAGTGGAAGGACACGGGGTGATGGCTTTAAGCACTAAGAGGATAGGTGTACACGAactattaggaagaaattctttaccgtgagggtggtgaggtacTGGAAAAGTTACCAGGAGAGGCcgtggatgccccatcccaggaagtgttccaggccaagCTGGGTGCGGTTCTAAGCAACTTGGTGTGGTGGGTGTAGTTACAACCCTcctacccatggcaggagggttggaactaTATGATCTTCCAATCCAAATCATTCTATGGTTTTATGAAACATcgacaattttttttctctgtttagcaatttaaaaagtatattttattgTGGAAATCTCTGACAAGTGTTGTTTTCTAAACTTTGTGTAATAGTTGATATTTAGCTGAGACTTCTTTCTGTCAGGAGAACATGTTGCAAATATAGCTTTCAAGAAAGGCTGTGTGCATTTTGAGCAAACCTGGCATTTCTTATTCTATTGCCAAAACATATAGGAAGTTTACCAATGCTTTGCAATGTTGAACAGAATTGGGTACTTCTGATCCCAAGACGCCTTTGTTTCCCCTAATTAAGATAAAGAAAACATATTGGATACAAACAGCAGTGGGGTATACAAAATGCTGCGATGGTATGTTTTGTGGGGACAAAGTAGAAGACTCAGAGAAGAGTGTGAGAGCCTGAAATGTTAAAGACTCAGGTGCAGATCGTAACAAGGAACTGTcactcttttaaaattatttcacacAAAAGACTTGGGCAACATTTCTATTGTCATCAGTTTTTCAGGATCAGATCATAGTTCTTCACAGAGACcacagctgctggcacacaTTAATAGAAAGGATGGCTCTTTATGTCTTCCTCATGATCACCTTTTGGATTTTTCTCTGGAGAATGAAGTGCACAGTTAAATTCACAAGAGGCTTGTGTTGTTTTGCAGCATGCCCCTGTGCTGCGGACATACTTGTTTTTCTGAAACAACAAATGTGATTATTTTTGCTTGCAAAGCAGCTAAAGCATGAGACCTTTGATGCAACCTCTTTTCCATGATGAGATTTGATGTACCACACACAGCAGTAGCTGTCAGTTTTGTAACTTCTCATGTATGCACATTTTACAGGTGTCAGAAACTAGGCTTGCAGCACGTGAAGAATATAATAGAAATCATCAGCCTTTTTTTACACACAGACAGAACGTGGACAGGTATTgttaatgtatattttttgCGGTAAAGATATGGTAATACGGGTTTAGGTGCTCTGAATGTAGAGATAACATTTTAGgattctttaaaatataaaaagattaATTTGAGCAAATAAGAATTATTGTACAGCAATGGAAAGGAAATAGCATGAAACACTGAACTAGAGCATGGTGTTTTCAACCCAGGAACTAGGgaagggttggggtttttttgggtatgTATAGTCATTCCTATGTCAGTGCTCATAGTGGGCTTACAAGAGGTCAGTAGCAATTTCAGTTAACAAAATTTTCCTGACTTTAGCCTACAAAAATAACAGGTTTAACATTGTGAAAAGAAGCAAAGGTAACATAACAACAAGTGATGTCTGAATTTGATGTGTAAACATACAGGACTTTGCTGATAGTTGATGGAGTCTTCACTCTGTAATCCAGTTGCTTTATGGAGATTCCCAGTCTATTTGGTGATAATATTTTATGCGTTTCAAAGTgtcctttgaatttttttttatatataatactTCATTCTTTTGGAGTTTTGTGAGAGCAATGTAAACTGCATTGTCCATTTAAATGTCTGaactaaaatatataaaagctcCTCCATAGCTCCCCTTCCTATCTTTGATAGAGGCTTTTTTCAATTGTTCCCTATTGTCTTTTGTACTTAAAGGTACAAGAATTTTGTTCTGTTGCCATTATCAAAGAGGAGGTTTTGTCAGGAATGTCAGCAATTGCTATTGCCAGCAGAATGGGAGAAACACTCAGATCACCAGTTCCTGTGTGATATCACCAACGCCCAGCTGAAAAGTCCGAGTCAACTTCTATATCCACTGGAGAATAAAAAAACGAATGCACAGTATTTATTTGCAGACAGAAGTTGCCAGTTCCTACTGAATCTCCTTATAGATTTAGGATTCAGACGAGTGCTCTCTGTTGGAACACCCAGGTACACCAATAAGAATTGTTAaactttcaaataatttttctctcttaaaactGTACAGCTTACTAATGCTTATAGTCAATGATTCTCCCATAATAAGAGGTTCACTATGCTTTAATTGGTTGGGATTATCCAAGCATTGAACTTATAAGATACCAGAGAAGACTGTGGCAACACTGCCAATAACACACATACACACTTCAAACCTCTTTGGTAGTTATGGAAGTGACACTGCGTTTCTTACCTTATGCTTTTTTTGTGGTGATCCAGTAGGCTCCACTGACTTCTCATCTTTCAAGATGAACCTATTTTTCTAACTTTTAAGTACAGGCCAAATGAAATCACCAAGTTTAGGCTactcagttttctttatctgtttGGTTTACATTTAGTAAAGTATTCAGGCATTCCTGTCTTCCAGGATAATTTCTGAAGTTGGTGATTATGTTAAGTTTCTTTGTTCCAATTATACTTCAGGCTTCATGAAATGATCCAGTCAAAAGCATCACAAGAAGAAGAATTCAATGTTAGAAGCCTTCTGCTAGATATTGATTTCAGGTAAGTTTTAACAAATGTTTATGTATCTGAAGAACATATACAAACATGTATATTCTTCCTGCTTTAAGAGATAAATTGGtggttcttttccctttcttgtcTCTACATCTGTGTTCCTGTATGCATACACAAATGACATCCAATTGATGAGAAAAGTAAGTACACTTAATAATTTCTCAGTATTAGCATGTGCTGTCAGTAATCAGAACCCAAAGATGATGTTTTTCTCAGGGCTTGTTTTCACTCTAAATACCTCCTAGGATAGACAAAaagttatttatatttttctactACTATCGAAATTATTTTACAGGTATTCACAGTTTTACACAGAGGATGAATTTTGCCACTACAACATGTTCAATCATCATTTTTTTGGTGGAGAGGTAAGGCCAAGTATTTATTGAGTGCTTTGGTAAAAAAGTGCATGTTGTTGATGCAGAATTTTGTAAGAAACTCATTACTAGTCTAGTAGAAAACATAATCGTAAAACATGAATTAATAAGATCATTTTAATAGAAGCAGCAATTAAGGTGTGTAAGCAACATTAGTTAGCATAAATTTAATAGTCAACTTTTAATTGCATGAAGAGCTCTACTGAAAAGGAGATCTCCTTTTCAGCAGTTTCATTCTTTGATTTTCAGTAATGTTTTTGTATGTTAGGCACTTGTTTTCAGTTCTCCAAATCTAGGTgcattttttgtggtttttttttaatgctgccCAAGAGGAAATTTACCTCCTCAAGAGGGGAGAAAAGTTCTATTTTCAAAGTTGAAACTTCTACAATGATCGGTTTATTGCCTAAGACAATATGTTTTCAGTTCTTGAATCATTATTTCTGGAAATTAATGTCTGTTTCTTACAGGCTGCACGTGAAATTTGCAGGAAATTCTTGTGTGAAGGGAATGGTGAAAGAGTCATTATGGTAACTGATCCCCCATTTGGAGGTTTAGTGGAAGCACTGGCTTCTAGTTTTAAAAAACTGATGGCAATgtggagggagagagaaaaagaaggtaGGTATTACAGCCAGATGGGTGGTTTGTGCTGTAACATCACTTTAAGGAAAATACCCATTTAGAAGTCTGTGATTCTTGTTACTGAAGTGAATGTGAGCACACTCATAATTTCTGAAGATGAACTACCATATATGTAATTTACTCTCCTGATACTTTTAGTTCAGTAATGCCCAATTCTCAAAGTCTGCCTTaaaaacatttccctttttttttcaaatttactTTGCAATTAAAGTGGACTTTAAAGGTAGAGAAAAATAAGCTATCAAACCAGTACTGTTTCTTAGCAATGTAAGCAGATGTTTAGTTAAATGGCACTTATATCTCCACATGTACAGTATGCCAAAACTTTCTGTCACCTAAGAGAACTAGTCCTTGTGACCAACATGATGTACATATCCATATTTATGTATTTGGAATGCTCACTGTAAATTTCTCTGTAAATGCTGCATGTGctatatttttctcctctgtaaACCAAAATCTTCATTACTAGATCATGACAACAGAGAGATGCCCATGTTCTGGATATTTCCATACTTCTTTGAGTCTCGCATTCTTGACTTTTTCCCAAGCTTCAGTATGATGGATTACCAGGTATGGCTGAACCCAGTGAATCTGCTGAATACCAGTTGTGTGCAATGTGAAGAGGAGTATGAGTGAAAGAGATGCAGTGGCAGTGCTTCTCTGTAGCTCTGTAGGGCCATGTTCATGTGAAGGCTGGATTCTGTATTTCTATTAGTCATATCTGTGATAACTTGATCATGTTCCTGTTACGTATCTCTAACTCATCTGTCATTTATCCATGAACTTGGATCCATGGCTTTCATGTAACAAAATTTTCAGTAATTCTGACAGGTGCTTGTTGCAGACGTGAGAGGTAACTTGATGAAGAGTATTTCATTCTTCACAGATGTTAAATGTCAGTGGGTAGTGCCCAGCCCTAGAAAAAGTAATCTATATATATCAAAAAATTAAGGTCTTTCATCTCCAAAACTGCTGGGATCAGAGTACAATTCCAATGATGGAAATGTTTGGAATTACTTAATAAGTGAACTTGTCAGTGATAAAGCAATAATCTGGCTTCAACTTCTTCAATATTGTATCCATTCTGTGCATAGGGTAGGCATGCGTACTTCACTGCGTTTTGAGAGCTCAGTCATGGCTATCTATGATGCTAGaggtttattttttcatgtaacAACTCTTCATGAACTTTGACATTGATGTTCTAAACAATGTTTCTTAAAGACTGAaaattttttgaagaaaatggaaaacttATGCTGGGCTAGACTGCATTCCTGCCAGTGTTCAGAGCTGAGAGGTTTTGTGACAAGTCTCTGAAGGCAGTGCTGGAAAAAGCGGGCTAATTGGATTTACAACTTTGTAATTATGCTGAGATGGGTTAAGATGTCATCTCTTGTACTGACAAACTAAACTATATAGATCCTTTTTTTATAGTACATTTCTCTTGTAATCAATTGCAATGTTATCTTATGTATCCCATGCAAACTAGC includes:
- the ZCCHC4 gene encoding rRNA N(6)-adenosine-methyltransferase ZCCHC4 isoform X1, translated to MAAAGPERPRSAALALLGPAPGAPSCPHGPALLFVKTSQGEEEGRRFYACSACRDRKDCNFFQWEDEKVSETRLAAREEYNRNHQPFFTHRQNVDRYKNFVLLPLSKRRFCQECQQLLLPAEWEKHSDHQFLCDITNAQLKSPSQLLYPLENKKTNAQYLFADRSCQFLLNLLIDLGFRRVLSVGTPRLHEMIQSKASQEEEFNVRSLLLDIDFRYSQFYTEDEFCHYNMFNHHFFGGEAAREICRKFLCEGNGERVIMVTDPPFGGLVEALASSFKKLMAMWREREKEDHDNREMPMFWIFPYFFESRILDFFPSFSMMDYQVDYDNHALYKHGKTGRRQSPVRIFTNLTPSMIVLPEEEGYRFCTVCQRYVSSGNQHCEICNSCTSKDGRPWKHCVLCKKCVKPSWFHCNNCNCCTLPKHSCEKTDIGCFVCGKAGHKRSACPSLSRPRTACQPGKKKGQKTRKRVKMGICKRLAMKYAIFSKRKVKNKKKMT
- the ZCCHC4 gene encoding rRNA N(6)-adenosine-methyltransferase ZCCHC4 isoform X2, yielding MLVRLVGTERIVTFFSGKMRRYKNFVLLPLSKRRFCQECQQLLLPAEWEKHSDHQFLCDITNAQLKSPSQLLYPLENKKTNAQYLFADRSCQFLLNLLIDLGFRRVLSVGTPRLHEMIQSKASQEEEFNVRSLLLDIDFRYSQFYTEDEFCHYNMFNHHFFGGEAAREICRKFLCEGNGERVIMVTDPPFGGLVEALASSFKKLMAMWREREKEDHDNREMPMFWIFPYFFESRILDFFPSFSMMDYQVDYDNHALYKHGKTGRRQSPVRIFTNLTPSMIVLPEEEGYRFCTVCQRYVSSGNQHCEICNSCTSKDGRPWKHCVLCKKCVKPSWFHCNNCNCCTLPKHSCEKTDIGCFVCGKAGHKRSACPSLSRPRTACQPGKKKGQKTRKRVKMGICKRLAMKYAIFSKRKVKNKKKMT